In Gemmata obscuriglobus, a single genomic region encodes these proteins:
- the hemW gene encoding radical SAM family heme chaperone HemW, with translation MDPRTAYVHVPFCAHHCGYCDFAVTAGQDHLIELYLEAVGAELAGLREPRPVESLFIGGGTPTHLSADQLRRLIETVTRWLPPGRGAGREFSIEANPDSLTEEKTAVMAALGVNRVSVGVQSFRPESLAALDRRHAPEHIGRAVDAVRKHIPVVSFDLIFGAPGSTIEGWRADLDAALAFDPQHVSTYGLTYEKGTPLWKRQTRGLVEAVPEDTELAMYEHAMDRLAAAGFEHYEISNFARPGYRCRHNERYWANDAYYGFGVGAARYVNGSRELNVRDTKLYIRKALGGEDVTFQRETLEPRARAFETLATQLRRADGIDRVPFRAQTGFDLDALAPVALALFRDHGIVTDDGHRVRLTRRGKCVADAAVAELLKESDGLVD, from the coding sequence TTGGACCCTCGCACGGCGTACGTTCACGTCCCGTTCTGCGCGCACCACTGCGGGTACTGCGATTTTGCGGTGACGGCGGGGCAGGACCACCTCATCGAACTGTACCTCGAAGCGGTCGGCGCCGAACTCGCGGGGCTGCGCGAGCCGCGCCCGGTCGAGAGCCTGTTCATCGGCGGCGGCACCCCAACGCACCTCTCGGCCGATCAGTTGCGGCGGCTGATCGAAACGGTGACGCGGTGGCTGCCGCCGGGCCGCGGCGCGGGGCGGGAGTTTTCGATCGAAGCGAACCCCGATTCGCTGACCGAGGAGAAGACCGCGGTGATGGCCGCGCTCGGTGTGAACCGGGTCAGCGTCGGGGTGCAGTCGTTCCGCCCCGAATCGCTCGCGGCGCTCGACCGCCGGCACGCCCCGGAGCACATCGGGCGGGCCGTGGACGCGGTTCGGAAGCACATTCCCGTCGTGTCGTTCGACCTGATCTTCGGGGCGCCGGGTTCGACGATCGAGGGCTGGCGCGCGGACCTCGACGCGGCGCTGGCGTTCGACCCGCAGCACGTTTCGACCTACGGGCTGACCTACGAGAAGGGCACGCCGCTCTGGAAGCGCCAGACGCGCGGGCTGGTCGAGGCCGTGCCCGAGGACACCGAACTGGCGATGTACGAGCACGCGATGGACCGGCTCGCGGCGGCCGGGTTCGAGCACTACGAGATCTCGAACTTCGCCCGGCCCGGGTACCGGTGCCGGCACAACGAGCGGTACTGGGCCAACGACGCCTACTATGGGTTCGGGGTGGGTGCGGCGCGGTACGTGAACGGCAGCCGCGAGCTGAACGTGCGCGACACGAAGCTCTACATCCGCAAGGCGCTCGGGGGCGAGGATGTGACGTTCCAACGCGAGACGCTGGAACCGCGGGCGCGGGCGTTCGAGACGCTCGCGACGCAGTTGCGCCGGGCCGACGGCATCGATCGGGTACCGTTCCGCGCACAGACCGGCTTCGACCTGGACGCGCTGGCGCCGGTGGCACTGGCGCTCTTCCGCGACCACGGCATCGTTACCGACGACGGACACCGCGTACGATTAACGCGCCGCGGCAAGTGCGTGGCAGATGCGGCTGTCGCCGAACTGTTGAAGGAATCCGATGGTCTGGTGGATTAA
- a CDS encoding polymorphic toxin-type HINT domain-containing protein gives MLSEALRRFVRRLLARSPFREPFGRSSRVVTRHTGLPYRFRLAGLEAIESRDLPGSLLALESLPTFQDLSFPAPPAGVPALTSWLGDNPVGSGSASSAAESSTPAVLDFSGSDSDRGGSGASSDEPLSGFHSTVDDDLGISWDVPFAALGEMPPASAPNPNGTAGGPAGFGESPTGGSSGSGSGGGGLEGEGGGTGGTGGTGGGSVGGPVGGGLEGEGGGTGGSGGTPGGETGGGGETGGGETGGGGETGGGETGGGGETGGGETGGSGGTGGGTSSTGVWIEADNDYVYRGDTVTFYVQTSLTPEPVYTSIEWDFDYQAGNFQADVSGTDEFAPHTFTSVGNATVAARLTNAQSVEVVTTAVTVHHEPPVLTVPENLTVVAGNTKTLTVTADTDVAITGVEWWVALDGWEYEQVSDMTTLAADYEFETYGDYDFWVQVTDANGEVAESGFTVKATNDTPDGYAFYRTATGVVNATVDEGSVVTFVVTDLDRELDVENTDSLTVEVDWYGTGEYDIVNDGDWTFNRELKTVTFDTPYEDNPEGGTVWHAKVRVTDDWGAATDDAVDVHVRNVAPTATVQAGTVISTVATGGQDVRVLYDQELLSFENIVEPSEADLEQMEFFWIVDGTRLGNTAAVPLPDYTVARPHIVEAYMKDKDGGETPHVTFKLVVAPAPIPAAHAMGMPEGTGDPNDPNEGDFFTTDSGLLVEPQLGDGLPSATVFGKFIPTDMTVDNYLQYASWPIVRRSVGVGQGFSVKFTYDPESLAFAAAHGYTLRYRYAIDVQYPSDGHGSGPLPPHQYTKTASDTISVSGQPEDRVIIVTVIPEMLSGGTVVRSAGPHQVIATTPRSQSTWDQAVDLWKMVRDLAPQLGSAAANLFTSLSGSGFTTLMSNLEAGLTGALSDFVSGFQTTSKKAFFEWLGAGSTTLLSNLANANFNEWEDIQAFLLGYAGLTWDNVQAVMLQELGAGNVAAVTKIYDDYFAAESDTSSARSLMAFVNKLDPNLVEGLKTKAMEQITIAAGRAVAQAASMFLPGAGAIRGLYNALQWALDNRTQMGDMFTKIVDSLNALAAGNAGNFRAELLGAMNASLGPLIGLAAQQFGLNKLRDELKRLTEYVPQRVDKLLRDQVAAVAKGLGGGVITGAESGKLTSTQFTFAYKGKSYKLVPVEAGTASQLKIIHQSEGNKVHVFTAQDFDGPALAKYQEVMAAEVAVRAAASGPTRVAIKQNVNGAGTTAPQPKAKFADLKAKQAALDTKLADLTAYLQANGCKYLNAGCFAAGTKLLTRRGWVAVELLGIGDEVASRTEHDLTGPVEWKAVEDTFRRMGRVLHLHFAGGELIRTTPEHPFWVDGKGWTAAGSLAAGDRIATLSGEWVPIAEVFDTQEWEPVYNLRVADHHTYFVGDDNWGFAAWAHNAYVVVHKKVGKKYVWSVEDESKQTPAASVDRYVRDVFGARATFATQDIALKVRDQQQKAEEKVTALSTDDGDRFEFLARISHAPSRHSELIFRPDGTIWQEIDFEVNGRIYETGISLGSKQEQLIRYGIIARARGMTVGVIFGPRASSTTVRTYYATLSVPFSNALIQEEMPPGVSISDSQIVASYFTTFEGRTYGFPAPIIGQNSMLIWPTDWERTTN, from the coding sequence ATGCTGAGCGAAGCCTTGCGCCGGTTCGTCCGCCGTCTCTTGGCCCGGTCCCCGTTCCGCGAGCCCTTCGGGCGGTCGTCGCGTGTTGTCACCCGCCACACCGGCCTGCCGTACCGGTTCCGGCTGGCGGGGCTCGAGGCGATCGAGAGTCGGGACCTTCCCGGCTCGCTGCTCGCCCTCGAGTCCCTCCCGACGTTTCAGGACCTCAGTTTCCCCGCGCCGCCCGCGGGCGTTCCGGCCCTCACCTCCTGGTTGGGTGACAATCCGGTCGGCAGCGGTTCGGCTTCTTCAGCCGCCGAAAGCTCAACCCCTGCCGTCCTTGACTTCTCCGGGAGCGACTCCGACCGTGGGGGCTCTGGCGCATCGAGCGATGAGCCCCTGTCGGGTTTCCACAGCACCGTTGATGACGATTTGGGGATCTCCTGGGACGTTCCGTTCGCTGCGCTGGGCGAAATGCCGCCCGCCTCAGCCCCGAACCCGAATGGTACGGCCGGCGGTCCCGCGGGGTTCGGGGAGAGCCCGACCGGAGGGTCGTCAGGCAGCGGGTCGGGAGGCGGCGGACTGGAAGGTGAAGGAGGTGGCACCGGAGGAACCGGGGGAACGGGTGGTGGTTCGGTTGGCGGGCCGGTGGGCGGCGGTCTGGAAGGCGAAGGAGGTGGCACCGGAGGAAGCGGAGGGACGCCGGGGGGCGAAACGGGAGGTGGTGGAGAAACGGGCGGCGGGGAGACGGGAGGTGGCGGGGAGACGGGCGGCGGGGAGACGGGAGGTGGCGGGGAGACGGGCGGCGGAGAAACGGGCGGCAGCGGTGGTACCGGCGGCGGCACTTCGTCGACCGGCGTCTGGATCGAAGCCGACAACGATTACGTTTACCGCGGCGATACCGTTACGTTCTACGTCCAGACATCGCTCACCCCCGAGCCGGTGTACACCTCGATCGAGTGGGATTTTGACTACCAGGCAGGCAACTTCCAGGCCGACGTTTCCGGTACCGACGAGTTCGCTCCACACACGTTCACAAGCGTGGGGAATGCCACGGTTGCCGCGCGGTTGACCAACGCCCAAAGTGTTGAGGTCGTCACGACGGCTGTCACGGTCCACCACGAACCGCCCGTCCTCACCGTCCCGGAAAACCTCACGGTCGTTGCCGGCAACACCAAGACGCTGACCGTAACAGCCGACACCGATGTCGCCATCACCGGGGTTGAGTGGTGGGTCGCCCTCGACGGCTGGGAGTACGAGCAGGTCTCGGACATGACCACGCTCGCGGCGGACTACGAGTTCGAGACCTACGGCGACTACGACTTCTGGGTCCAGGTAACCGACGCCAACGGCGAGGTGGCCGAGAGCGGGTTCACCGTCAAGGCGACCAACGACACGCCGGACGGGTACGCGTTCTACCGGACCGCGACCGGTGTCGTCAACGCGACGGTCGATGAGGGGAGCGTGGTCACGTTCGTGGTCACCGACCTCGACCGCGAACTCGATGTCGAGAACACCGACTCGCTGACCGTGGAGGTCGATTGGTACGGGACCGGAGAGTACGACATCGTCAACGACGGCGACTGGACGTTCAACCGGGAACTCAAAACGGTCACGTTCGACACCCCGTACGAAGACAACCCGGAGGGCGGAACCGTCTGGCACGCCAAGGTCCGGGTAACCGACGATTGGGGGGCGGCTACCGACGACGCCGTTGATGTCCACGTCCGCAACGTGGCCCCGACCGCAACGGTTCAGGCGGGCACGGTCATCTCGACCGTGGCCACGGGCGGCCAGGATGTGCGTGTGCTGTACGACCAGGAGTTGCTCTCGTTCGAGAACATCGTCGAACCGTCCGAGGCCGACCTCGAACAGATGGAGTTCTTCTGGATAGTCGACGGGACCCGGCTGGGGAACACGGCCGCCGTTCCGCTACCCGACTACACGGTGGCCCGGCCGCACATCGTCGAAGCGTACATGAAGGACAAGGACGGCGGCGAGACGCCACACGTCACCTTCAAACTCGTGGTCGCACCGGCGCCCATCCCGGCTGCGCATGCGATGGGCATGCCGGAGGGGACTGGGGACCCCAACGACCCGAACGAAGGGGATTTCTTCACCACCGATTCGGGCCTCTTGGTCGAGCCGCAGTTGGGCGACGGACTGCCAAGCGCGACCGTGTTCGGCAAGTTTATCCCGACCGACATGACTGTTGACAATTACCTCCAGTACGCGAGCTGGCCCATCGTCCGCCGGTCGGTCGGGGTCGGCCAGGGGTTCAGTGTCAAGTTCACCTACGATCCGGAGAGCCTAGCGTTCGCTGCCGCGCACGGGTACACCCTCCGGTACCGGTACGCGATCGACGTGCAGTACCCGTCCGACGGGCACGGGAGCGGGCCGCTGCCGCCGCACCAGTACACCAAGACCGCGAGCGACACCATCTCGGTCTCCGGTCAGCCGGAGGACCGGGTCATCATCGTGACGGTGATCCCGGAGATGCTGAGCGGCGGCACCGTGGTGCGGTCGGCCGGGCCGCACCAAGTGATCGCCACCACCCCGCGGTCGCAGTCCACCTGGGATCAGGCGGTGGACCTGTGGAAGATGGTCCGGGACCTGGCCCCGCAGCTCGGCAGCGCGGCCGCCAACCTGTTCACGTCGCTGTCCGGGAGCGGGTTCACGACCCTGATGAGCAACCTGGAGGCCGGGCTGACCGGGGCGCTCAGCGACTTCGTCAGCGGGTTCCAGACGACCAGCAAGAAGGCGTTCTTCGAGTGGCTCGGGGCGGGCTCGACCACCCTTCTGTCGAACCTGGCGAACGCCAACTTCAACGAGTGGGAGGACATCCAGGCGTTCCTGCTCGGGTACGCCGGGCTGACGTGGGACAACGTGCAGGCGGTGATGCTGCAGGAGCTGGGTGCCGGGAACGTGGCGGCGGTGACGAAGATCTACGACGACTACTTCGCAGCCGAGTCGGACACGTCGAGCGCCCGATCGCTGATGGCGTTCGTCAATAAACTCGATCCCAACCTGGTCGAGGGGCTGAAGACCAAGGCGATGGAGCAGATCACGATCGCGGCGGGGCGAGCCGTGGCCCAGGCGGCGTCCATGTTCCTGCCGGGTGCGGGTGCGATCCGCGGGCTGTACAACGCCCTTCAGTGGGCGCTCGACAACCGGACCCAGATGGGGGACATGTTCACCAAGATCGTGGACAGCCTGAACGCGCTGGCGGCGGGCAACGCGGGCAACTTCCGGGCGGAGCTGTTGGGGGCCATGAACGCATCGCTCGGGCCGCTGATCGGTCTGGCGGCGCAGCAGTTCGGTCTGAACAAGCTGCGGGACGAACTGAAGCGTCTGACCGAGTACGTGCCGCAGCGGGTGGACAAGCTGCTGCGGGACCAGGTGGCGGCCGTGGCCAAGGGGCTGGGTGGCGGGGTGATCACGGGGGCCGAATCCGGCAAACTAACATCGACGCAATTCACGTTCGCGTACAAGGGGAAGAGCTACAAGCTGGTGCCGGTGGAGGCGGGAACCGCGTCGCAGTTGAAGATCATCCACCAATCGGAGGGGAACAAGGTCCACGTGTTCACGGCCCAGGACTTCGACGGGCCTGCTCTGGCCAAGTACCAGGAGGTGATGGCGGCCGAGGTGGCGGTGCGTGCGGCGGCGAGCGGTCCGACGCGAGTGGCCATCAAGCAGAACGTTAACGGTGCAGGCACCACCGCGCCGCAGCCGAAGGCGAAGTTCGCGGATCTGAAAGCGAAGCAGGCGGCCCTGGACACCAAGCTGGCGGACCTGACGGCGTACCTGCAAGCGAACGGGTGCAAGTACCTGAACGCGGGTTGCTTCGCGGCCGGGACCAAGCTGCTGACGCGGCGCGGGTGGGTGGCGGTCGAGTTACTGGGGATCGGGGACGAGGTTGCCAGCCGCACCGAGCACGACCTGACTGGGCCGGTGGAGTGGAAGGCGGTGGAGGACACGTTCCGCCGCATGGGCCGGGTGCTGCACCTGCACTTCGCGGGCGGGGAGCTGATCCGCACGACGCCGGAGCACCCGTTCTGGGTGGACGGGAAGGGGTGGACCGCGGCCGGGTCACTGGCCGCGGGGGACCGGATCGCGACCTTGTCAGGCGAGTGGGTGCCCATCGCCGAGGTGTTCGACACCCAGGAATGGGAGCCGGTGTACAACCTGCGGGTGGCCGACCACCACACCTACTTCGTCGGCGACGACAACTGGGGGTTCGCCGCCTGGGCGCACAATGCGTACGTTGTCGTGCACAAGAAGGTCGGCAAGAAATATGTTTGGAGTGTTGAGGACGAGAGTAAGCAGACACCTGCTGCATCTGTAGATCGTTACGTTCGCGATGTATTTGGTGCGAGAGCGACCTTCGCCACACAGGACATTGCTCTCAAAGTGCGTGACCAGCAGCAAAAGGCGGAGGAGAAAGTAACGGCTCTATCTACCGATGACGGAGATCGTTTTGAGTTCTTAGCGCGAATCTCTCACGCACCAAGCCGGCATTCCGAACTCATTTTCAGGCCGGATGGAACTATTTGGCAGGAAATCGATTTTGAAGTCAACGGCCGCATTTACGAAACTGGAATTTCGCTTGGGTCGAAACAGGAGCAACTCATCCGCTATGGTATCATTGCGCGCGCTCGAGGAATGACCGTTGGCGTCATCTTCGGGCCACGAGCATCATCGACAACAGTGCGAACTTACTACGCTACACTCTCCGTGCCATTTAGCAATGCACTTATTCAAGAAGAGATGCCGCCGGGAGTAAGTATCTCGGATAGTCAGATTGTCGCCTCGTATTTTACCACATTTGAAGGTCGGACTTATGGTTTTCCCGCGCCAATAATAGGTCAAAATTCAATGCTCATTTGGCCTACTGACTGGGAAAGGACGACTAACTGA